One Brevibacillus choshinensis genomic window carries:
- a CDS encoding PadR family transcriptional regulator, with amino-acid sequence MKINKELMKGSTVILILNLLDRKEMYGYEMTKEIEKHSNGIFTFKEGTLYPILHALESERYVEAYWNETDGRKRKYYRITPEGRAQLKEKKQEWNVFRDAVDSVLGEGHA; translated from the coding sequence ATGAAAATCAACAAGGAACTCATGAAAGGCAGCACTGTCATCCTCATCTTGAACCTGCTCGACCGTAAAGAAATGTACGGGTATGAGATGACCAAAGAAATTGAAAAGCACTCGAACGGAATTTTTACCTTTAAAGAGGGAACGCTGTACCCGATTCTGCATGCCTTGGAATCGGAGCGATACGTTGAAGCTTATTGGAACGAGACCGATGGTCGGAAACGGAAATATTACCGGATCACCCCTGAAGGGCGTGCGCAATTGAAGGAAAAGAAACAAGAATGGAACGTTTTCCGCGATGCGGTCGATTCTGTGTTAGGAGAGGGGCATGCTTAA
- a CDS encoding ArsR/SmtB family transcription factor, with the protein MTIEQTNDLQRVKIFNALADEKRINMIRILSREENCPRCTDIGRSLGISKSNGSYHLKILSDAQLVTIKQEGVTKYVSLNTEMFKQYLPGFLATL; encoded by the coding sequence ATGACTATAGAACAAACAAATGACCTTCAAAGAGTGAAAATATTTAATGCATTAGCAGATGAAAAGAGAATAAATATGATTCGTATCTTATCTCGAGAAGAAAATTGCCCGCGATGTACAGATATTGGAAGGAGTTTAGGGATTAGTAAATCAAATGGTTCTTATCATTTGAAAATTTTATCTGATGCACAGCTGGTAACAATTAAACAAGAAGGTGTAACGAAATACGTCTCTTTGAATACCGAGATGTTTAAACAATACCTTCCTGGATTTTTGGCTACATTATAG
- a CDS encoding MFS transporter: MENRTHYLIVTLCFIVLSGVINAILFNVALEDMTKDLSVTSSAISWIVISYTLVITFGSITYSKLSSYIQIKKLLMTGVLLFTFGSVIGYLSNGYSGVLIGRIIQAMGGSSFIALSMITANQYLPLAKRNVTLTLIGGCLSLGSGFGFLMGGILTHAWGWPSLFLVMSLTLLTVFGLYYFVPSGYAGKEKVTKPFDFSGLFYLLLFVISFILGVKLNGYLLILSVLSILLLGLHSKKQGVLLFIDFSVFRSYSFNRLILVSFINNAAMVAILFLFPLQAIRTFHVSTILIGLILCSISIVGFLISLLVRKAVHLISNKKLVVISIGLQVIGFSILIFLGLHSIVMITLGVLFIYISFSALTVIINIEVPHTIEKEKMSMGIGVYNLFNFLGMSFGPSISSRLLEMSPNPNFSFSFFIVLLILSFVLSIVERKSTE, from the coding sequence ATGGAAAACAGGACGCATTATCTCATTGTAACGTTATGTTTCATTGTTCTATCTGGTGTCATTAATGCTATTTTATTTAACGTGGCTCTTGAGGATATGACAAAAGATTTGAGTGTAACGAGCTCTGCAATCAGTTGGATTGTTATTTCTTATACATTGGTTATTACTTTTGGCTCAATCACATATAGCAAATTATCTTCCTACATTCAGATAAAGAAATTATTAATGACTGGTGTCCTTTTATTCACTTTTGGTTCAGTAATAGGCTACTTATCTAATGGATATAGTGGAGTTCTGATAGGCCGTATTATTCAAGCTATGGGGGGCAGTTCTTTTATTGCTTTATCCATGATCACGGCAAATCAATATCTTCCTTTAGCTAAGCGAAATGTCACTCTTACATTAATAGGAGGATGTTTGTCTCTAGGTTCTGGATTTGGTTTTTTGATGGGAGGAATACTGACTCATGCCTGGGGATGGCCATCCTTATTCTTAGTTATGAGCCTGACTTTACTCACAGTTTTTGGCCTATACTACTTTGTCCCATCTGGATATGCCGGTAAAGAGAAAGTGACGAAACCCTTTGATTTTTCCGGGTTATTTTATTTATTGCTCTTTGTGATTTCTTTTATCTTAGGAGTAAAATTAAATGGCTATTTGCTTATTTTAAGCGTCCTTTCTATCCTCTTATTGGGGTTGCATAGCAAAAAACAAGGAGTCTTGTTATTTATTGATTTCTCCGTATTCCGATCTTATTCTTTTAACAGATTAATCTTAGTTAGCTTTATTAATAATGCAGCCATGGTAGCTATTTTGTTTCTTTTTCCTTTACAGGCCATTCGAACATTTCATGTATCAACGATCCTAATTGGCCTCATCTTATGTAGTATCTCAATAGTAGGCTTTTTGATTAGTCTACTAGTGAGGAAAGCTGTTCATTTGATAAGCAACAAGAAATTAGTGGTTATATCTATTGGTTTACAAGTAATAGGTTTTAGCATTCTAATCTTTCTTGGTCTTCATTCTATCGTTATGATTACACTAGGAGTATTATTTATCTATATAAGTTTTAGTGCGCTAACTGTAATTATTAATATTGAAGTTCCTCATACAATAGAGAAGGAGAAAATGTCGATGGGGATCGGCGTATACAATCTCTTCAACTTTTTAGGGATGTCTTTTGGTCCTTCCATATCCAGCCGATTATTAGAGATGTCTCCAAATCCTAATTTTTCCTTCTCTTTCTTTATAGTGCTATTAATCCTTTCTTTTGTGTTATCTATAGTAGAACGAAAGAGTACGGAGTAA
- a CDS encoding VOC family protein, with translation MIQSIVHIALVVKDYDEAIEFYTKKLNFTLVEDTYQPEQDKRWVVVSPPGSVGTTLLLAKASKPEQEEFVGNQTGGRVFLFLNTDDFWRDYHEMRSKGIEFVREPKEQSYGMVAVFKDLYGNLWDLLELHNDHPISKRIR, from the coding sequence ATGATTCAATCAATTGTTCATATCGCTCTTGTGGTAAAAGATTATGATGAAGCAATAGAATTTTATACGAAAAAGCTGAACTTCACTTTAGTTGAAGATACATATCAACCCGAACAAGACAAACGGTGGGTAGTCGTGTCACCTCCAGGCTCAGTAGGCACCACATTATTGCTTGCAAAAGCATCGAAACCGGAACAGGAAGAATTTGTCGGAAATCAGACGGGTGGCAGGGTTTTCCTATTCCTAAACACCGATGATTTCTGGAGAGATTATCATGAAATGCGATCAAAGGGAATTGAATTCGTAAGAGAGCCTAAAGAACAATCATACGGAATGGTTGCCGTATTTAAAGACTTATACGGGAACCTGTGGGATTTGCTGGAATTACATAACGATCATCCTATTTCCAAAAGAATAAGGTAA
- a CDS encoding PAS domain-containing sensor histidine kinase, whose product MSITIANGYEILDRITDGFFALDDQWNFTYVNSEASRLLFRSRNDLVGKNVWEEFPEAVDLTFYDHYHRAIREQTSVAFDAFFPPLKRWFDAKAYPSSTGLSVYFQDITNKKIALSQKEQHYKSLFEQNPDAVFSFDLDGNYLTVNPAMERLLGYSEAEFLQKSFVPLVAEDDLEKTLGHYRKAATGITQRYQAKVVHKNGSIVYLDVTNMPIIVHDEVVGVYGVAKDITDRSSEQDELQKTKERLESFVRDNADAIWVIDLEDQVLEINPTFETMFGWSADSVIGKKLPIIPDFLKESMQDMHERVKTGASVVGLETIRERKDGSLIHVSATLSPILDLTGKVIGLTGICRDVSSRKKAEETLKAKTKQLESFIENNVDSILMFNLDREVVHVNQAFENTFGWAKEEILGLHLYDLPFIPSEVLEEAKQSEGKIKPDELILGEESVRYRKDGEKLEVAFSKFPIYDAKGNMDGWSVILRDITEWKKSQLVLQNSEKLTVAGQLAAGIAHEIRNPITVIKGFIYLMKSGYGDKEEYFTIMASECERIEQILSELLVLAKPQPIKLEPKDIRFIMMQTVTLLHTQAIMSNVEIATQFEQGVARVYCDENQMKQVFINFIKNAIEAMQTGGTLTIQIKQKDDDHVIVRFIDEGTGIPAEMLKKMGQPFYTTKENGTGLGYMVSKQIVENHSGEVHIESEWNKGTTIEISLPITRNS is encoded by the coding sequence ATGAGCATTACGATTGCAAACGGTTATGAGATTTTAGATAGGATAACGGATGGTTTCTTTGCGTTAGATGATCAGTGGAACTTTACGTACGTAAATTCAGAGGCATCTCGCTTGCTTTTTCGGAGTCGGAATGATTTGGTAGGCAAAAATGTATGGGAAGAATTTCCCGAGGCTGTAGATTTAACGTTTTATGACCATTATCATCGAGCGATCCGCGAACAGACATCCGTTGCATTTGATGCTTTTTTCCCTCCGTTGAAAAGATGGTTTGATGCGAAGGCGTATCCTTCATCAACGGGTCTAAGCGTATACTTCCAGGATATCACCAACAAAAAAATTGCACTTTCACAAAAAGAGCAGCACTATAAGTCGTTGTTTGAACAAAACCCGGATGCTGTATTTTCTTTTGATTTAGACGGGAATTATCTGACTGTAAATCCTGCAATGGAACGATTGCTAGGTTATAGCGAGGCAGAGTTTTTGCAGAAATCGTTCGTACCGTTAGTTGCCGAAGATGACTTGGAAAAGACACTCGGCCATTATAGGAAAGCAGCAACTGGAATCACTCAAAGATATCAAGCGAAAGTCGTACATAAAAATGGCTCTATCGTCTATCTCGATGTCACCAATATGCCGATTATCGTCCATGATGAGGTAGTCGGAGTTTATGGAGTCGCAAAAGATATAACCGATCGATCTTCGGAGCAGGATGAACTGCAGAAGACGAAAGAAAGACTGGAATCATTTGTCCGCGACAATGCCGATGCCATTTGGGTCATTGATTTGGAAGATCAGGTGTTGGAAATCAACCCCACATTTGAGACGATGTTTGGCTGGTCGGCCGACAGCGTGATAGGCAAGAAGCTGCCGATTATCCCGGATTTCCTAAAAGAGAGCATGCAAGACATGCACGAAAGAGTAAAGACGGGTGCATCCGTAGTTGGTTTAGAAACGATTCGAGAGCGTAAGGATGGCAGTCTGATTCATGTGAGCGCCACTCTTTCCCCAATCCTTGACCTCACGGGAAAAGTGATAGGCTTAACAGGAATTTGCCGTGATGTCTCATCCAGAAAAAAAGCAGAGGAAACCTTGAAAGCCAAAACCAAGCAACTGGAATCTTTTATTGAAAATAATGTGGATAGTATCTTGATGTTTAATCTGGATCGAGAAGTCGTACACGTGAATCAAGCATTCGAAAACACGTTTGGCTGGGCGAAAGAAGAGATATTGGGACTCCATTTATATGACCTGCCGTTTATTCCGTCGGAAGTGCTAGAAGAGGCCAAGCAATCTGAAGGGAAAATCAAACCAGATGAACTCATTTTAGGGGAAGAATCGGTTCGGTACAGAAAAGATGGAGAGAAGTTGGAGGTCGCTTTTTCAAAATTCCCCATCTATGATGCAAAGGGGAACATGGACGGCTGGTCCGTTATTTTACGGGATATCACAGAGTGGAAGAAGTCTCAGCTGGTGCTGCAAAACTCTGAGAAGCTTACTGTTGCAGGTCAACTAGCTGCAGGAATCGCGCATGAAATCAGAAATCCAATCACCGTCATAAAAGGGTTCATTTACTTGATGAAGTCGGGTTATGGTGACAAAGAAGAGTATTTCACGATCATGGCATCGGAATGTGAACGGATTGAGCAAATTCTCAGTGAGCTTCTCGTTCTTGCAAAGCCTCAGCCCATCAAGTTGGAACCAAAAGATATTCGATTCATAATGATGCAGACCGTCACTCTTTTGCACACTCAGGCCATCATGAGTAATGTAGAGATCGCTACTCAGTTTGAACAGGGAGTTGCAAGGGTGTATTGCGACGAGAATCAAATGAAGCAGGTGTTCATCAACTTCATTAAGAATGCCATTGAGGCTATGCAAACAGGCGGTACTTTAACGATTCAAATTAAGCAAAAAGATGATGACCATGTCATTGTTCGTTTTATCGATGAAGGAACGGGAATACCGGCAGAAATGCTTAAAAAAATGGGTCAACCCTTCTATACGACAAAAGAAAACGGAACAGGTCTAGGGTATATGGTCAGTAAACAAATTGTTGAAAATCACTCTGGGGAAGTCCATATCGAAAGTGAATGGAATAAAGGAACAACGATTGAAATTAGCCTGCCCATCACAAGGAATAGCTGA
- a CDS encoding heme-dependent oxidative N-demethylase family protein produces the protein MKSNRDVQSFPYPFHESNVYRYSNNAIPLTQQNPVELTYRYIDEISLKRELLKNHPERCYQSSPHTMEAQWEIVDLIIHNLVLYYPDKFELEKKEDKWIFSNVQTKEKIAFTFGDRTTLGIEPLDFIGRHVQEDLIVMMQRDGNLFLDAGQLCFPANWSLYFDLGMSFKEIHSPIPGFRSDSLDDRILQFLMRIEAGKPWGRKNWSLMAGSRLDTSLETFSEWGQARKQVTKENAGELVHFRVEVQKLFRLPKSNGILFTIHSHMLPLERFIQHTPWLEQFYAILHELPDFISEYKGISLYRKQVLEYLEEELKKR, from the coding sequence ATGAAATCAAATCGTGATGTGCAGTCTTTTCCTTATCCCTTTCATGAAAGCAATGTCTACCGATACTCTAATAACGCAATTCCATTAACGCAACAGAATCCCGTAGAGCTGACCTATCGATACATAGATGAAATTAGTCTGAAAAGAGAGCTGCTCAAAAACCATCCGGAAAGATGCTATCAATCCTCTCCTCACACCATGGAAGCACAATGGGAAATCGTCGACCTGATTATTCACAATCTAGTTTTGTATTATCCGGATAAGTTTGAGCTAGAAAAGAAAGAGGATAAGTGGATATTTTCAAACGTCCAGACAAAAGAAAAAATCGCCTTTACCTTTGGTGACAGAACAACCCTTGGGATCGAGCCTTTAGATTTTATCGGTCGTCATGTCCAAGAAGATTTAATCGTCATGATGCAGCGGGATGGTAACCTCTTTTTGGATGCGGGACAGCTGTGCTTTCCAGCGAATTGGTCCTTGTATTTTGACTTAGGCATGAGTTTTAAAGAAATACATTCACCGATTCCCGGCTTTCGGTCTGACTCTCTGGATGATCGAATTTTGCAGTTTCTTATGAGAATAGAGGCAGGTAAGCCATGGGGAAGAAAAAATTGGTCACTTATGGCTGGCAGCAGGTTAGATACCTCGCTAGAAACCTTTTCTGAATGGGGTCAGGCCCGGAAGCAAGTCACAAAGGAAAATGCGGGAGAACTCGTGCATTTCAGGGTAGAAGTTCAAAAGCTGTTTCGGCTGCCAAAAAGCAATGGTATTTTATTTACCATTCATTCACACATGCTTCCCTTAGAAAGGTTCATTCAACATACTCCTTGGCTGGAGCAATTTTATGCGATTCTTCACGAACTCCCTGACTTTATTTCAGAATACAAGGGTATTTCTCTCTATCGAAAGCAGGTACTCGAATATCTAGAAGAGGAACTGAAAAAGAGATGA
- a CDS encoding dimethylamine monooxygenase subunit DmmA family protein: MTIPVHEELSFRKGKRKYLFCADSNGAESLYDLVRLAMEENAPFDFLVIENESDSFLDLWFSQQKMGTYLYMAGNWEWVNRLKSLAVEAGFSEYEMQMKALGNRSKKVICSKCHGVNDVADESHISCMHCGIKLEVSSHYSRRLDAYLGYTSIL, translated from the coding sequence ATGACGATTCCGGTGCATGAGGAGCTTTCATTTAGAAAGGGGAAAAGAAAATATTTGTTTTGCGCCGATTCAAATGGTGCAGAGTCTCTATACGATCTCGTTCGCCTGGCTATGGAAGAGAATGCTCCTTTTGATTTCCTCGTAATAGAGAATGAATCTGATTCCTTCCTTGATCTTTGGTTCAGTCAGCAAAAAATGGGAACCTATTTGTACATGGCTGGAAATTGGGAATGGGTCAACCGATTGAAAAGCCTGGCTGTGGAGGCAGGGTTTTCTGAATATGAAATGCAAATGAAAGCACTGGGGAATAGAAGCAAGAAGGTCATTTGCAGTAAGTGCCATGGAGTCAATGACGTCGCCGATGAATCGCACATTTCTTGCATGCATTGTGGAATCAAACTCGAAGTTTCCAGCCATTATTCGCGCCGGTTGGATGCCTATCTCGGGTATACATCTATACTTTAA
- a CDS encoding PDR/VanB family oxidoreductase, translating into MHRHSTLEVRVRNIIEETSTIKRFTLQAADCSMLPSFSGGSHITTFLPQPSGNLERHYSIFNTTSERGLFEIAVRLAEDSSGGSRYWHQHVQVGDCLSVSYPKNYFPLSFQAKHHVFYAAGIGITPFLSMMAELVDKNGSFELHYAAKSKEQCAFYDYLRQEFPDQSHFYFSNGEGANRLLPAHLLNHRIGTHVYFCGPENMIQDFKAAAQSFGYPSFHIHLERFAPLAKKEQHAFQVHLKKSGGQLEVPANVSLLDVLLQKGIKVPYSCRVGGCGTCEIKVDEGQIVHFDSFLSEEQHSSQQIMLCCVSRGRGRLVLDI; encoded by the coding sequence TTGCATCGACATTCCACATTAGAAGTACGTGTCCGAAATATTATAGAAGAGACTTCCACGATTAAAAGATTCACCTTGCAGGCAGCTGATTGCTCTATGCTTCCGTCCTTTAGCGGCGGCTCTCATATTACAACCTTTTTACCACAGCCTTCAGGGAATTTGGAAAGGCATTATTCGATTTTTAACACAACTTCCGAGAGGGGACTGTTTGAAATAGCTGTCCGATTAGCAGAAGACTCATCTGGCGGCTCCCGTTATTGGCACCAACATGTTCAAGTAGGCGATTGCTTATCCGTTAGCTACCCAAAGAATTACTTTCCATTAAGTTTTCAGGCGAAGCATCATGTGTTTTACGCCGCTGGAATTGGCATTACACCCTTTTTATCCATGATGGCAGAGCTGGTTGATAAGAATGGATCATTTGAGCTTCATTATGCAGCAAAATCAAAAGAGCAGTGTGCTTTTTATGATTACCTCAGGCAGGAATTCCCGGATCAATCCCACTTTTATTTTTCAAATGGCGAAGGCGCAAATCGCTTATTGCCGGCGCACCTTTTGAATCATCGAATAGGCACACACGTTTATTTTTGTGGTCCCGAGAACATGATTCAAGATTTTAAAGCAGCTGCGCAATCATTTGGCTACCCGTCCTTCCATATTCATCTGGAGCGGTTTGCACCTTTAGCAAAGAAGGAACAGCATGCGTTTCAAGTCCATCTTAAAAAGAGCGGCGGACAGCTGGAGGTTCCAGCGAATGTTTCTCTGTTAGACGTACTTCTTCAAAAGGGAATCAAGGTTCCTTACTCCTGTCGCGTAGGGGGCTGCGGGACCTGCGAAATAAAGGTAGATGAAGGACAGATTGTACACTTCGACTCGTTTCTGTCAGAAGAACAGCACAGCTCACAACAAATCATGCTATGCTGTGTTTCGCGAGGGAGAGGAAGATTGGTGCTTGATATATAG
- a CDS encoding phage tail protein: MSHIVDFHTVSTVGLESSPVAEALAGLRANEARYFMNKYKHEFTVVPASESQETLDYVNRILKEERDIEFAAKPLETSRFQVENIKFAYVFYEDGLGVNVMYTVDDPKKRAVGFKLSEGMEVPQELEGKFKFARQKSKLAGTIRGSFFVIKKEY; this comes from the coding sequence ATGTCCCATATCGTTGATTTTCATACGGTGTCCACGGTTGGATTAGAGTCTTCACCTGTAGCAGAAGCGCTTGCTGGTTTACGTGCCAATGAAGCCCGTTATTTTATGAACAAATACAAGCATGAATTTACGGTTGTACCCGCTAGTGAAAGTCAGGAGACCCTTGATTATGTGAACCGAATTTTGAAAGAGGAACGCGATATTGAGTTTGCGGCAAAACCCTTGGAAACATCGCGTTTTCAAGTGGAAAACATCAAGTTTGCCTACGTCTTTTATGAGGATGGTCTTGGGGTCAATGTCATGTATACGGTTGATGACCCTAAGAAGCGAGCCGTTGGTTTTAAGCTTTCGGAGGGGATGGAGGTACCACAGGAGTTAGAAGGGAAGTTCAAGTTTGCCAGGCAAAAGTCTAAACTAGCTGGAACAATTCGGGGCTCGTTTTTTGTCATTAAAAAAGAGTATTAA
- a CDS encoding response regulator transcription factor, whose protein sequence is MEYSILIVEDEEKIARILEIELEMEGYLVGRANNGTEGLERYRTGQWDLILLDTMLPGMSGIELLRRIRVQDTQTPVILLTAKSSVEDKVSGLDLGANDYITKPFEIEELFARIRATLRQRIVGVPKAVDDGWLCAADLKVNEGTREVIRGNERLSLTPREFDLLVYLLKNKRQVLNREQILVSVWGYDYFGDTNVVDVYIRYVRKKIDLGREPELIHTVRGVGYVLKESK, encoded by the coding sequence TTGGAATATTCGATATTGATCGTGGAAGATGAGGAAAAAATAGCAAGGATTTTGGAGATCGAGCTGGAAATGGAGGGGTACCTGGTAGGGAGAGCAAACAATGGCACAGAAGGACTGGAAAGGTATCGGACTGGGCAATGGGACTTGATTCTACTTGACACCATGCTTCCTGGCATGAGCGGAATCGAATTGCTCAGACGCATTCGGGTGCAAGATACGCAAACTCCTGTCATTTTGCTGACGGCTAAAAGCTCGGTTGAGGACAAAGTGTCCGGACTGGATCTCGGAGCCAATGACTATATCACGAAGCCGTTTGAAATCGAAGAATTGTTTGCGAGGATCAGGGCTACGCTCAGACAGCGCATCGTAGGTGTTCCAAAAGCCGTGGATGATGGATGGCTTTGCGCTGCCGACTTGAAAGTAAACGAAGGTACGAGAGAAGTGATAAGAGGGAATGAAAGGCTTTCATTGACGCCCAGAGAGTTCGACTTGCTCGTCTATTTGCTTAAAAATAAGCGTCAAGTGTTGAATCGTGAGCAAATTCTAGTGTCCGTTTGGGGATATGACTATTTTGGCGATACGAATGTGGTCGATGTATACATCCGCTACGTCCGCAAAAAAATCGACTTAGGCCGCGAGCCGGAATTAATCCATACAGTACGCGGCGTCGGCTATGTTTTAAAGGAAAGCAAATGA